GACGATCGCGAGGCACGACGTGGACGCGAAACGCGGGGAGGTCTCCCAGGCCCGCGCGCAGCTGCAGCAGGCCGCGACGGGGCAGACGCTCGTGCAGCAGCGGGCCCGCGAACTCGCCGTCGCCGAAGCGCAGGCCGGGGATGCCGCCTCGGCGCTCGAGATGGCGCAGGTGAACCTGAGCCGCACCAAGATTCTCGCGCCGGAGGACGGCTGGGTGACGAACCGGACCGTCCAGATCGGACAGGTAGTCCAACCGAACCAGCCCCTCCTCTCGTTGACGCTGGCCCATCACTTCTGGGTTGTCGCCAACAT
This genomic interval from bacterium contains the following:
- a CDS encoding efflux RND transporter periplasmic adaptor subunit, with protein sequence TIARHDVDAKRGEVSQARAQLQQAATGQTLVQQRARELAVAEAQAGDAASALEMAQVNLSRTKILAPEDGWVTNRTVQIGQVVQPNQPLLSLTLAHHFWVVANIKETQVGGIRAGQPVRITVDAIRRHVFRGHVESIGKTTGSTTALLPPDNATGNFIKVVQLVPVRIALDPDQRDPPLQLGLSCEVAIDTRQAHP